ATTCCACGAGCGCCGCGCCGCCGGCCGCGACCGCGCCGTCGACGAGCATGTCCTCGGTGATGCCGCGCTTCTTGATGCACGGCGAGCAGACGAGGATCTTGCCGCCGTTGGCGGTGAACTTCCCGACCAGTTCGCTGAGCGGCGCGAACGGCGCCCCCACCGACACCTTCTCCATCTCGCCCTTGACCGCCGCCCAGACGCCATCGGCGCTCAGGAAGACCATCGTCTCCTTGTCGCTGCCGACCGCGGCATTGGCCACGACGAAGCCCAGGGTCGCCTTGTCCTCGTCCGACTTGCACTGGGTGATGGTCACGCAGAATTTCCCGGCCATGGTGGTCAGTCCCTTCGTTTCTGGATGAGGTAGAACGGAGGCTGGGCCTCCAGGAGATGGTGCCCGGTCAGGCGGCACCAGGCCGGCACCTCGATGGGCGCGCCGGCGTCACGACTGGCGACCATGAGCACCGCGCCCGCAGGCAGCGCGGCGATCTGACCCCGCAGGTCGAGAATGAAGTCGCCGCAGCCGTTGTCGACGCTGTCGAAGACGTCGTCGAACTGCCAATGACGGGGAAAACCGCTCATGGGCGGCCCCGGCCGAAGATGACGGTAAACGGGAGTGGCCGGCGCGCTAGGCCGCCGGCGGCTGGAGCTGGCAGGGTGCGGAAGCCCGACGGACCGCCGGGACGGGGCGCGCGCCTCACAGGCGGCGCCGGGAACGGAGCTTCATCCGGTTCCTTTCGACGCGCTGAATCTAGCACGCCGCCGGGCGGCGCACAACCTGCGGTGCAGCCGCCCGGGAAACCGGATTCCGGACTACGCGCGCGCTACGGGCGCGGCTTGTCCCCGGGTGCCTGGTCCTTGCGGATCTCCTCGTCGACGGGCTCGCCGCCGTCGGTCATCGTCGCACCCAGCATCGGGTCGGACATGAACGTGGCCAGGGAGTGCCGGTGCGCAACGCGGCGACGCGCACTCACCGCGGCCGTCAGCTCGCTGACGATCTCGCGCATGAAGGCCGCCATGAAGACCAGGAACATCACGCCGCCGATGATGTGGTACCGGCCGTTGAAGAGGATCTCCTCGAAAGTCATGTTGCCTGTGTCCATGTCCGCTCCTGACGTGCGCGGTCCGGGCCGCCGTGATGGGGATGTTCCATGCCTCCTATTGCATAGGGCTTGCCACTGTCGGCACTGAAGTGCGAAGGCGCCTGCGCGCAAGCACTTGCCGCGTTCGAGGAACCCCCTGACCGCTGCTGCACGTTGTCCCGCCGATGAAGTCATGTGGTGATTCCCTACGCTCGTTCGCGTTTTCCTACACTTCACGACATGCGCCCCGGCGCCTGCACGGCGCCCGCCACCGCCCAATCGCCGAATCGCGCGCGAATGCGGCGATTGCGCGCCGCCCGCGGCGACTGGTCCCGCGCTTGCAGTAACAGCCCGGAACCGACGCCGGCAAGGGAGGCGAACGCATGCACTGCCCATTCCTCCGCAAGTTGAACGTGAAGTACTGCGGTCTGTACGGCATGAAGCTGATCCCGCTCAGCGCGGACAACGACACCGCCGAGCGCTGCCTGAGCCGCGCCTGGCTCGAGTGCAGCCTGGTGCGCGACAGCGTGGAGCCCGGCGCCCAGCAGGACCACTGTCCCAACCTCTGCGTGGAGGACGTCCACTACTGCGATCTGGCGCCCGTGCGGAAGCTGGTTCCCTGCAACAAGGCAGCTGCCTCGCGCTGCGGCGGCGACGGTCACCGCTACTGCGACCTCTACCTGGCGATGGCCGAGCCGCGTTCACGCACCACGGCCCCCGACCCTGGCGCCGACCCGACCGACATTGCCATCGAGCAGCCCGACGACCTGGCCTACGCCCGCAACCACCTGTGGCTGGACGAAGGCGATGGCCGTCGCGTCCACATCGGCGTGGACGCCTTCTTCACCGGTACGCTCGGCAAGGTCGAGGCCGTGACCTTCCCGGCCCGCCGCGCCGCTGCCCGCCCCTCGGTGCTGATCCGCGTCGGCGGCATGGACCTGGAGATGGTGCTCCCGCTGGCCCTCCGCGAGATCGAACCCAATGCGCATCTGGCCGTCGCGCCGTCGATCGTGTCCGACGATCCCTACGGCCGCGGCTGGCTGATCGCCGGCGTCCCTGTCGCCGAGCCGGGCGCCGACGCCGGACCGACCGAGACGTCCCACTTCCTGCGCGGAACGGCGGCCCGCCGCTGGATGCGCCGCGAACGCGATCGGCTGACCGGCTTCGTGCACGCCTGCCTGGACGAACGGCGGGGCAGCGAGGCCGGCCTGTCCACCGACGGCGGCCACGCCGACGGCGACCTTTCCGCACTGCTCGACCGCCGCACGCTCGTGCGGTTGCACCACGAGTTCTTCGCGCTGCGAGACGGAGGCATCCCGGAGTGACACACAGCGAAAGTGACCGTCGGCCGCAGATCGAGATCATCGCCGAAGAAACCCCGCAGGCAGCCCGCGCCGCACGCCGCCGCAGCGCTTTCAGCGGCGTATTCGGCATCCTGGGACTGGCCGCCGGCCTCGTGGCCGGCTGGGTGGCGTTGCCGGCGTTCCTCTACGGGCGCCAGGAGCAGCCGCTCTCCTTCAACCACCAGGTACATGCCGAGAGCGCAGGGATGAGCTGCGAGGATTGCCACAGCTTCGCCGAAGACGGCAGCTTCACCGGCATCCCCTCCCTCAGCAACTGCATCGAATGCCACAGCGAGGCGCAGGGAAGCACGGAAGCCGAGCGCGTCCTGGTCGACGACTACGTGGCTGCGGAGCGCGAGATTCCCTGGCTGGTCTACGCGCGCCAGCCCGACAACGTCTATTTCTCCCACGCCCCCCACGTGAAACGGGCCGGCCTCGAGTGCCGACGCTGCCACGGCGATCACGGGCTTTCGGCCGCGACGCCCGTCTACCAGTTCAACCGGATCAGCACGTACAGCCGCAACATCTGGGGCCCGCGCATCGCCGGGGGCGGCCCCAACGAGTGGGACTCGATGAAGATGAGCGACTGCGTCAAGTGCCACGCCGAGCGCGGCGTCCGGGACCATTGCCTGATGTGCCACAAATAGGGACGCAACTTTGGAGGCCGGTGCGGTGACGCTGGACCTGACACGCAGAAGTCTGCTGAAGTTCATGGGCGGCGCCGTGGCCGGAGCCGTGCTCTCGCCGCTGCCCTGGAAACTGCTCGACGATGCCTCGATCTGGACGCAGAACTGGTCGCGCATCGCGCGTCCGCCGCGCGGTCCCGTCAGCTGGCGTGACACCACCTGCACCCTGTGCCCGGCCGGTTGCGGCCTGCGCGCCCGCCTGGTCGGCGCCTCGTATGTTTCGGCCTGGCCGCAGCCCGGCCATCCGGCCGCCGCCGGCGCCTGCCCCCTGGGCCTGGCCGCCGCGCAGATGCGCTTCCACCCTGCGCGTGTGCGTGGCGCCTGCCGGCGCGATGCCGCACGCAGCGACGCGCCCTGGGAAATGCAGGACGCCGGGGCCGCGGTCGGCGACGTCGGCCGCCTCCTGGCCGCCTCGCGCTCGCGCGGCGACGCCGCTGCGGTGGCCATCCTCGACCTGCGACCCGGCCGCGCGCTTTCGCGCCAGTACCGCGAGTTCCTGCAGCGGCAGGGCGGCGGCATGTACCTCGTGGCTCCCGATGCGTGGCAGGCCTCGGCCGCGGCGTTCACCTCGCTGACGGGCACCGCCCTGCTGGCGCCGGCGCCGGCTCCCGCACGCGCCCGGTCCATCCTCTGCTTCGGCACCCCGCTGGCCGACGCGGCCCACAGCCTGGGGCTGCCGGCCGGCGACGCGCGTCCGTTCCACATCCAGGTCGATGCCACCGCCACCGCCACGGCTGCCCGCGCCGACCGCTGGCTGCCGGTACGCCCCGGCAGCGAGGCGCCGCTGGCTCTGGCCCTGGCGCATGTGCTGGTGCACGAGGCGCTGGCGAGCGACCCGCGCGTGATCGCGCTGGCGAAGGTCGACGGTGCCGGCGAAGGCACCTTCGCCGAGTTGCTGGCCGACTTCGCGCCCGAGCGCGTTGCCGAGACCTGCGGCCTGCCGGCTGCCGCGATTCGCGACACCGCGCGCGAACTCGCGGCCCGTCGGCCGGCCCTGGTCCTGGGCGTGGGCGATCCCGGCGCCGGGCCGCTCGGTGCCGAGGAGGAAGCGGCCGTCTGGTGCCTGAACCTGCTGCTCGGCGAGCCGGGCCCCGCCTCGGCGCTGCGCCTG
This genomic window from bacterium contains:
- a CDS encoding molybdopterin-dependent oxidoreductase; this encodes MTLDLTRRSLLKFMGGAVAGAVLSPLPWKLLDDASIWTQNWSRIARPPRGPVSWRDTTCTLCPAGCGLRARLVGASYVSAWPQPGHPAAAGACPLGLAAAQMRFHPARVRGACRRDAARSDAPWEMQDAGAAVGDVGRLLAASRSRGDAAAVAILDLRPGRALSRQYREFLQRQGGGMYLVAPDAWQASAAAFTSLTGTALLAPAPAPARARSILCFGTPLADAAHSLGLPAGDARPFHIQVDATATATAARADRWLPVRPGSEAPLALALAHVLVHEALASDPRVIALAKVDGAGEGTFAELLADFAPERVAETCGLPAAAIRDTARELAARRPALVLGVGDPGAGPLGAEEEAAVWCLNLLLGEPGPASALRLRPADEAQFASEVDAADLPRPQPLAGVPDGSLDLLIVDGSFPGAPLAPEMLRRKLRGPEARMVALSPYAGGAVGLAADLVLPTPAPGEWLDDVPTPALSPHGTYAWSPVVAAAPDWAVHPAEWLARIEAASGLAVPAVNGREAHEAELARRAAGLQSRGAGGMFDPQRSGSVALTSLVDPDAVADMLKRGGTWIGDADASLAGPALVLPGSRSGLASRWRALRNGRGDATRDANRPLLLMAGGGLAVAAGAVASPVLNKLYRESELLPGSRRAALNPRTAKELGLADGASGDLGTGHGARSVIIRHDRSLPPGVVSLATGPDPLDLGDPAGSGVSVPELCGASQGTVWRLCGASLKEVRHAHA
- a CDS encoding cytochrome c3 family protein; the protein is MAEETPQAARAARRRSAFSGVFGILGLAAGLVAGWVALPAFLYGRQEQPLSFNHQVHAESAGMSCEDCHSFAEDGSFTGIPSLSNCIECHSEAQGSTEAERVLVDDYVAAEREIPWLVYARQPDNVYFSHAPHVKRAGLECRRCHGDHGLSAATPVYQFNRISTYSRNIWGPRIAGGGPNEWDSMKMSDCVKCHAERGVRDHCLMCHK
- a CDS encoding DsrE family protein, producing MAGKFCVTITQCKSDEDKATLGFVVANAAVGSDKETMVFLSADGVWAAVKGEMEKVSVGAPFAPLSELVGKFTANGGKILVCSPCIKKRGITEDMLVDGAVAAGGAALVEWLSQGSPCVGY
- a CDS encoding sulfurtransferase TusA family protein: MSGFPRHWQFDDVFDSVDNGCGDFILDLRGQIAALPAGAVLMVASRDAGAPIEVPAWCRLTGHHLLEAQPPFYLIQKRRD